tcctcctcgtcctccccGTTTTCCGAGTCGATCTGCATGGCCTCTTCGATAAAGTTAACAGCTTTCCCAGATCTGACAGCCGAATTTTGGTCATTGCCAAAAGCGGCCCCTTGAGTCTGGCTCTCCTTCAGTTGAGTGAAGTACTGCAGGGCAAACTCCAGCAGATCGCGGGGCTGATTCCTCAACACTTCCACGGTAAAGCTCTGCAATAGCTCCGTCAGTCCTTCGGGTATTTCTATACTCATTCCTGTTGACAATCTCTGGAGAAATCAGAACAAAAGAGCTACAGTTCTTAATAAATTAACGTCGAGATGTATTCAGGGATGAGCTTCAAAGCTGTTAATTTGGGGGAGGAAGCGAATATTCTGGTGCAAAACGGATCAGATATATTCAGCGTCGCAACAGCCCTATGCCCATTCCCATGCACTCCTGAGCACCAGCCCTCCCGCTATCGACCTAGctactgaatgaatgaaaatggcagtaACAACtgtagcgagctagctagcttgcatcTTTTGCTGCTGGCTCCAGGAAACCCACGCATGTGACCCAAGAAACCATGGTAACCGCCCATCCAGGGATTGCGTATGCGAACCGCTACAAAACTGCAGTGGCGAAGCGCAAGATACCCGTGTATGGTTTGACACAATGTGCCACATCTAATTTAATGCAGCGTTTATCTCTTTGTAATGAGCTCCCATTCAAGGCTACTGAGAGGCCCGTCGTTAAAAATCACAGTGATAATCTCCGGCACATGTCTAATTGAAATGATTGAGGACAAATTTGTGACGTTCATAGCGCCTACCAATCAACCAGCTAATTGTAGTATCTGTAAAATAAAGCAGGATGCGTGTTACAGTACTTGTTGTGGTGCATGAGCTTTTGATCTTTTTAGACAAAGCCTTTTGTAAATGAATTCGGACCTTTGAATTAAGAAGTAGCCTAGAATCTGTTCGTATTTAAGCACTAAGCCATCATAGTAGCAAATGGTGCTAAATTCATAGActaaaaatttaaattcattagTACAACTGAGAAACGTACTTCCTGTTAGCGTGAGCTTACTGAACACGTTTGGCACCGCCTTATTTCCCTTGGAGATCCGTTTTAATTGAAATCTAAATACAGTAATTGACCCTCATAGAACTATATTAAGCAAAAAATCTaggctgaaatatgaatgtttaGACAAAAGGCAAGCAAAAACCGTAATAGTCATTGAAGGGTAGCGTGTGATATGCTGTAGGCTAGTTTCCAACAAATTACCAGACTATACACTGTTATTTAAGGTGTCTCCGAACCGTGCTGATAATAAGTAATTCTAATTTCCTCGCAAATACATCTTACTTTGTCATAGCAATGCTGATTGTTTGGTTCAGATTCCTGTAAGCCGGGCACATAAGACTAGGATATAACTGAATAACTCATCTGTCTTCACAAATTGTAATGGCCTGGCATACTTGGTGATACCAGCTGTGGGGCCACTATTACAGGGCACAGTACACCACAGCATTGCATGGCATGAAAATGATTTACTTAAGGCAATTatgaagaactgaaaaaaagaccTTTCCAAAAGCAACGCTTAGTCTGTAGAGAAAAGATAAATTTGGCTGGGGACCACATGTTGCCCTGAGAAAAGAAAGGGCAATAGAAAGCGAGATGCTGAAACCCTGTGATGTGGTTTGGGAAGCCAGTGAGGGATGGGAGCAGAATAGTACCACAATTGACAGAGGGTGAGAAGCAGAGAACTTTGCTCATCCAAAGGTCTGAGAGGTGACGAGTCACACAATCTCAGGATCTTTACAAGAAACAACTGAACTTGGGCCATTCTCTCTACAGCCAGGTTACACAGTTAGACATCTATAGACATCATTACTTGCACAGTAAGTCCCAGAGGACCTGCTCTAATGCAGTTCCCTTGCTGCCATTGcagcacacatgaacacacacagtcGGTGcacattaacaaacaaaaccaaattaaTTAGTAATCGCGCTCAGTACTCGCTCCAAACAGGAATAATTGCTGCGGCTGTCGCAGCCTTCTGTAATTGAGCCGTGCGCGCGTAAGTGCTTCATCAGaaccagctgtgtgtgtgcgcatgcatgtctGGTCTCCACATCTCATTCATGGGGTTTACCCATTCAGCTGAGCACACTGCAGAATGCCCTGTTAAAGGAGCTGAGCTTGCTCGCCAGCAAAAAATACTTTCCTATCAGTAGGTGATGTGCCTATTGTAAGCTGCCCTGGATATGaatattgaatgtttatttgctgaagagacaccctcatccagggCAACTTCCATTGATTTTATGCTGCCTATaacccatttacacagttggatatttacagaagcaatcaTGACTATGTGGCTTGCTCCAGGGCACAGTAGCGGTGCTGTGCCAATATAATTTGCTACTAATAATTTTATATGATAAAGTGCCCCATCATATCAGCTCCTTGGAAACTTCGGTAACCGACATCATTGCTCATTCATATGTACACTCAGCAAAGGCGTGAaggtgaggaggagagtgagtgacagagggTGGAGTCTGTCCAGCAGCTGGTGATTGACAACCCCCATGCAGATGCGCAGGAGCtgtggtgggggcggggcttacCGACAGGCACGCCCCAGCTCTGCACCAGTGCTGCTCCTGCCCCGGTAAGGTCTCCTTTCCAGCAGCCCTGACGCAGTCACATCCTGTTCTCTTTTCCGGCGTAGCCTCCCCCGCTCTGACCCACATCTGTCACTGTTCCTCTCATGGACGTGCTATCCCGCCAGGGCATCGAGCAGAAGGAAATGTCTAATGGAGCAGCCTTTAATGCAGGATGCCTTCTCCTCCACTCATTCTGCTCTAAAGGTGTGTTTAAAAGAGGTTGAATTAACATTTTCCATATGTGCACATAAAGCAATCCGCTACCACTTCAGCCAGGACTCTGTATCCAGTATTGCACAGGAAAGAAGTACTAAGGATTTCCTGTATATGACACTTGGTTTTTGTCTTATTAAATCTATAGCAATGTGGGTGCTTTGACCACCTATACTTCATACTGAGGGGGAAAACATAAGTCATTTTTTACCTCTCCATGTCTGTGTTCCTCGAAATGATTGAAAGAGAGCCGGCACTGGGGCACAGTGCGCAATGTGCGTGTGAATTAGCTCCAGAACAATCTTCATTTTCACTGGAGCCGACTTCCTCCTGGACACTGAATCACAGGGCGTGCTTTCTTCCGTTGACGTCTTTGTCTAGTGAAACACTGATACATGTTGTCTCTTCCAGTCTTTATTTCATTAAGAGGCATTCAAGATtgcagataaataaaaacaaatgtccaGTTTCACAAaaggtttaaaaagaaaaaaaaaaaagttaatgcaATCACTTTCCAATCACTACCATGAAGTGAATACAATCAACAGGACATCATATTTCCTCAAAATTAATGGGTGAGCCATGCATCAACAATCCCAGGCCTTCCAGTCCCAgacaacatacattttcaaatcccGTTAGCAACTTCAAATATGCCAGCAATTGACATTGGACgcaaaaagcatttcttttcagGGCCCACTACCAAGACCTTAGTCTTGCTTACCAGCTATGTGACAGAGCCTAAACATATCCTACGAGAACCATTCTCATAAAATGTGACAATGCATACACAAAGCAAGCAATCAGAAGCAGCAAGTGCTAAAATAACTATTTTCTGATCCACTCACTTACTCAAAACTCGACTGTCTAGCCTtcatccagcagagggcactgtttCAATTACGTAGTTATACAGCCTCTATATTAATTCATCCCATTtgcaatgtgtaaaatgaattgTAACATGATACATACACTTGTGTCCACTGTATAAAACTTATAGGGGCACTGTTTATCTGTAATCACACTGTCCAAAATGTGGGAAGTATTCTTTTACTTAGCTCTTTGAGGccagaacaaataaaacagtcagAAAGATGAACACTAGGCCAAATGCTGCTTCACTGCCCCCTGTTTGGTGGTGCACGAACTGGTTGAACTGTATGGTCCAATGATCTCAATCTAGCCCGGGAAGTGGTGCTTCATCTCACCCATAATGCAGTCGAATGTCTGCATGTTGTGGATGTACTCTTGTGCACCTCGGTGGACATCAGCATCAGGGAGAAAAGGACAATGCATGGGTAGGTATGGTTTCGCAGCATATAGactatctcacacacacacacacagtcagagagggTCAGGAGAACCTGACATACCTTTACAAACATAGCATGCTATGCAATATTTGACACATAGTAAATAGTCATTTCTAAAGATATATTGCTTCATATTTTGTCAGAGTGTAGCACAGTATGACCTCTAATATCATCCAGGGTTATGTGAAGAATGTTTTATATTGATTACGTGACCAGGTAGTGGTAACAGTCAAAGGTCTTGGCTCTAGGGTACTCGACTACGCCACCTGGTGACTTACCTAAAAACCTCGCAAGGCAAAAGCTAAACTAAAATTACAgtaggcaaagcagcagtggcaaatcTTCCTAAAGAGGTAACAAAACATTAGTCATGGTTTTGCATTCGCATAGCAATACCGAGTACAACACACATTGCCCCCAATTGCCGCGAGCTGCACACACGGGAAGAGGCAGCCCCTAGTTTAAATTTTACCTCTACGTGCCTTCCGGTTAACGTGAGCGAGACTGGTGCCTACTCGGCGTCTCCAACACAGAcctaaatttaaaaacattgccgttacacacaggcatatttaaaatacatgatCGATTGTTTGCAACATGGATTTTAATGAAGATACGGGTGCAACAGATTGAATAAAACGCAAATACCTTCAgtgaagcacatacacacaccacaggacGTGTTTGTAGAACCACGAATACCTGTTACCAAACAATTCAATTTTAGATACATGCTTGGGCACAGCAATGATCTGAAATTGATTGAAAACCAAACAGGGAGCACATACCTTTTCAGCATTGATAGGGTTACGCACCGGAAAGCAGTGAACCAAGGGACTCTAACTGCCGTACCTGAGGAAGCGgccatatacatacacaaacagggACCTTGGCTAATTAGTGGTTAGCCACCCGAGTGCTACTAGGGGGGCGTGGCCAAGAAGGGAAAGAGCTACGGTGGCTGAGAGGCAAAAGGGTAACTCTGCCGGTCACAATTAGTTAATTGGATTTTCAAAAAAGCAATAGATCTTTAATAGTTGAAATTGGCCGCTTGTCCATACAACAATCTGTGCCATTTTATATGCAATTTGTACGAGGCGTCTTGATGCCCCTGAGAGAATCTTATACTCACTATCCTATGCAGCAATATCGTCTCATTCGCTTCCTTCTATCTCGGTGCAAATTATACTTTAATATGCACATTGCTTTTACCGCACATTCTAAAATATACATGAAACAATATGAGATCAGtattgcatgattttttttacgTATGAAACGCATTCTGACCATAGTTTGTGTTGTTACATCAGCCAAAAGATACTGCACCAAAAATACTGCCAAGCATTCTATATAGGgtatataattaaaataatcaattatttaaatgtgttaatgaaaattaaataatacctatataataattatattgtgCAGTTCTACTCTAatctataataataatggaaatttAAAACAACTGACGAATTTAAAGAGATTCAATATTTTTTGACTGGAGCTGAAATGTTTGCCCGCATGAATAAGTCTCCGTCTCACGAATGATGCTGTTAATCCACTTGCGGTACAGACAGCTTTCTCAAGTCGAACGCATTTTCAGTAGAACTACTTTTGCAGGGTGCTGCGCATCCTTTTGCCAAACGCCGCGCAGGCGTCGCGCAGTCCCGACAAGGCGCCTTGATGCAAAAACTCTGCTCTGTCTTCTCTTGTTTTACGTCACTTCCCCCTTAGGTCTCTGTATGTTTCGAGCGAAGATGGCGGCCGCGCAGCTAACGGATGAGGACCTTTTCTCGGAGTTACAGCGACTCGGCTTCGCGCCAGGCCCGGTGAACGAGAACACGAGGCCCGTGTATTTGAAAAAACTCAAAAAGCTACGGGAGGAGAATCAGCGGGGAACCAGGTCCGGCAAAACCCGCAACAGCGGAAGCGTCAGTACCAACAGTGGCGGCGGTGGCAACACGGCGGCGGGAGCTGCGGGACCTGGAGCCAGGCCCGCCAGCAATGACGTCACGCACCTGAGCGCAGGCCGGAGCCTCGGCGCTCCGAACGAAAAACGCACGACCGGAGGGAGCAAGTTCGTCTTGGGCTTCAGCTCCGACGAGTCGGACGTCGAAGTCACCCAGAAGAAAGGGGTCCCGCTGCACGGCAGCAGGAGGGACCGAGGTTCCGGACATTCACGTCAgcagctacaacaacaaccatCGTCAAGGCCTACGGGAACACCCACCGCTGCGAGCAGGAGTCACGGCGTCGGTAGCAACATTAGCGGCGCCAATCTGGGTTCTCCGGCTGTGCGGAGAGGCGGCTCGGAGTCTCCCTGGAGCTTCCTGGTGGTTCCTCAGACCAAAGAAACGGTGGGAAGGGGCTCGGGAGAGACGGGAGATGAAGACGACTACGACGAGGAGCAAGCAGAGAGGGACATTCAGGCTCTGAACGGTAGCAGGGGATCGTTTACTTTCAACAGCAGTAAACTCGCGGTGGATTACTCCGACTCGGATGAGGAGGAAACGGAAGCAAAAGAAAGGCAGCCTGATCGCCGACTGAGTTCCAGACGGAGTCTGTCTAAATCACCGCCGTCTCCCATTAAAAGTGCCAGGGGGGCGGAGGGTGGCAGCGAAAAGACAGGGGGTGGCGTAATTAAAGCAAATGACCAGGCTGGCGCTAGGAGTCTAGACACCGTGGGAGacggaggggaggaggaagaggacgcGAGGGAGACCGATCAAGGGGAATCAGTGCTGAGTAGCGCCTTGCGAAACCGCAGCTACAGGGGAAAATCTGGCCTGATCTCCGGCATTATGGGGGAAAGCGCCAGGGAGGGCACCAACTGCAGTCCCTTCACATACAACAACAACCACGTCAGTGGCTCCGGCGGCGGCATCGGCAGCAGGTTCAGTACAGGGACGAAGCCTCAGTTCTGCACTTACGGCGGCTTCTCCGCCACATACCGGTCCAATCACTCGAACCACACCGGCGCGAACAACTCCTACAGCCCGGCGACGCAGCGGCGAAAGCTGGCGGTGCCGGAGGaagagctgctgcagcagttTAAAAGCGATGCGGTCTCTGCAACAGGCGGCTTCAGCGCGCACTACCTCTCCATGATCCTCCTGACCGCCGCCTGTCTCTTCTTCGTGGTGCTGGGTCTCATGTACTTGCGTATGCGAGGCTCCGGCGCCACGGACCTGGAAGTTGTCGGTAAATATCTGTCCTAGCTATAACCTGATCTCTCAGCTAAAGTGTATGGTGTGAGATGCGCGTTATGAATGTAGATCAGTTTAATTGACTGATCTAAGTAGATAGTCACGtagcctgtttgtgtgtggtcaCCATGGCCGAAAATTTAAAATTCGCATGTGCTTCCCTTGTCAGCAGACCTAAAACTTTTTGAATGGCAGCGGCAAATATGAGTGAGTCCTTCAAGATAAATGAGAAAGACGATCGGTAATTAGGTGAATAACCTCCCACGTCTTTTGTGAAGTGTTCGCTCGAACAATGAATGCGTTTGTGGTTATGCCATTGTGGCAGTTGTTTAAACAGCTTTGATTTGAGGCAGGATATTTGCTGTGTGGTTACTAACCTCTTTTGACTGCACAAAAAGGTGGGGATTGTTACGTTATGATTGTGGCCCCCCCATGAACACTTTAGTGCCACTGTCGGAGTCATTCTCAGGGGCCGACACTACTGTTTCATGGTTATTCGGTAAAAACCGAGGATTGAATGATGTCGTTTAGAGGCAAATAGGGGTGTAGCATTTTAATCTTAGCATGAAATGCATGGTGGCAAAAGATGTCACGTGCTGAATCTAGACAGCTCAGGAGAGACCGCATGTGGTgtgagggggggcggggggagcagGGTATTGATCACTGTCTCTACAGCTGCTTTTCTCACCTGGTGTTCACACACTGTACGGCAGGAAACTGCTCTTCTGGAGTGTGGAGAGgcgctgtgtgggtgtgtttgtgtgtgtgtgtgtcctggcGGTGTaatttgtgtatctgtgtatcaaAACGGTGGGGAGCTGTGGCATTACCTGGCCCACTTCCCCTGTCTCTCAGGTGTGTCACcgcatacccccccccccccggaataCCACACTATGCTGGTGTAGGGCTGTGGCGCGGAGGCCGGGTAGGGAGTGACTGAGTGGTTTACCTTTGTGGTTAGCACAACGAATCCAAACCAACAGTGGTGTCTTTTGAAGTCAAAATGTTAGTGCTATCTGATATTCCGTTGCCCCCAGCTGCTCTGATCACGGATGGGGGCTGGGGCTGAGCAGACAGATGAAATGCGCTAAAGCTGTATTGgtgcatttaatgcattattGTCTGCTTTCTGTACTTGAAGACTGGGTTTGTGAGGCACAGATAACGATTGTGCACGTGGTGGGGGGGAAACGAACGCTGAAGTCTGTCCCATTGCGTGCCTGAGATTCCCAGAGCAGCTTTGACTGAGCAGCACATGGCAGACATCTAGGTCACAGACAAGCTAAACCGGACTAATTGTTTCAAACGGTGGGGGCACGTGGCCTCTGACTGAGTGACCAGACAGTCAGTGACAGCTTCGTCGACAGccctttttctgtgaatgagTTGCGCCTTGAACTGGGGCATTTGTGCAAAATTCTGTAGGGTTTAAATGGTTGCCAACTAGGGTGCCTCAACCAGCACACCCCTCTTCATAAGTGTTCGTAGCATTAACTGATCTGCAGAACAAGCATGTCCAACGGAGGTGTTAAGTAAAgagtagcagcagtgtgttgtattGGAAAGGAagaggacttgtaaccaaaatgtcattgatttgattccctgctgttgtacctctgGGCAACATACTTTACCCAAagttgccccagtaaatatttagcagtAGAAATGGgtaaattgtaacctatgtaagtcattctgctaaatgacaaaaatgcaatgtaacagcAGACATAACAGTATTGGA
The sequence above is a segment of the Megalops cyprinoides isolate fMegCyp1 chromosome 23, fMegCyp1.pri, whole genome shotgun sequence genome. Coding sequences within it:
- the LOC118770608 gene encoding inner nuclear membrane protein Man1-like is translated as MFRAKMAAAQLTDEDLFSELQRLGFAPGPVNENTRPVYLKKLKKLREENQRGTRSGKTRNSGSVSTNSGGGGNTAAGAAGPGARPASNDVTHLSAGRSLGAPNEKRTTGGSKFVLGFSSDESDVEVTQKKGVPLHGSRRDRGSGHSRQQLQQQPSSRPTGTPTAASRSHGVGSNISGANLGSPAVRRGGSESPWSFLVVPQTKETVGRGSGETGDEDDYDEEQAERDIQALNGSRGSFTFNSSKLAVDYSDSDEEETEAKERQPDRRLSSRRSLSKSPPSPIKSARGAEGGSEKTGGGVIKANDQAGARSLDTVGDGGEEEEDARETDQGESVLSSALRNRSYRGKSGLISGIMGESAREGTNCSPFTYNNNHVSGSGGGIGSRFSTGTKPQFCTYGGFSATYRSNHSNHTGANNSYSPATQRRKLAVPEEELLQQFKSDAVSATGGFSAHYLSMILLTAACLFFVVLGLMYLRMRGSGATDLEVVVKTHPFGEEFENAYGDKERDIILKVLLHLHDHLAKIAGEHDCGDHNHYPNRSLSLTEASDYLMLHSADYKDFVASALEWVHKTGDDVGIRLIGADPEEPVTHVSEVARLESTHPKMSFICRFRRAFFTVIHRVLLFLAGVGIVWGVLCYMKYRWRKEEEETRQMYDMVERIIDVLRSHSEASQENKDLQPYLPIPHVRDSLVQPQDRKKMKKVWDRAVSFLSANESRIRTETQRIGGADFLVWRWIQPSLSCDPISSIPSKVWQGKAFPLDRRNSPPNSLTPCLKIRNMFDPVMEVGENWHLAIHEAILEKCSDNDGIVHIAVDKNSREGCVYVKCLSAEHSGKAFKALHGSWFDGKLVTVKYLRLDRYHQRFPQALGCNAPLKPSSKHMNTMAHLRHRGSAGNSSGFS